A single window of Nicotiana sylvestris chromosome 5, ASM39365v2, whole genome shotgun sequence DNA harbors:
- the LOC104236171 gene encoding phragmoplastin interacting protein 1, with translation MVLSNKKLKQKVRAAKAELLAASESELKRNSTNVEDPNPKSLKSLLDSVTQKPRLSKRDKRREKTLSSQEEEEGGPPEQKKGKNKKRKRHESEKENGDLKTEKKPIKKKKKKKNKGKQRLEDREVKEGETFGDGGNGEAEAVEPSKSVEREESGDISRKVYVGGIPYYSTEGDIRSYFEGCGTIKEVDCMNFPDSGKFRGIAIITFKTEAAAKRAMELDGSDMGGLFLKIQSYKSARANKASNFSPNMVEGYNRVYVGNLSWDVTEDDLKKLFSDCSISSIRFGEDKETGEFRGYAHVDFADSVSVNMALKLDQKNVCGRPVRISCAVAKTGAVKKGGATNSIHMPKNENVDSATTSTVSAKIRRRTCYECGERGHLSSSCPKKQEIEQVAN, from the exons ATGGTTCTATCAAACAAGAAGTTGAAACAAAAAGTAAGAGCAGCTAAAGCTGAACTGCTAGCTGCATCGGAGTCGGAGCTTAAAAGAAATTCCACCAACGTGGAAGACCCAAATCCAAAATCCCTCAAATCTCTTCTAGATTCAGTGACTCAGAAGCCCAGATTATCCAAGAGGGATAAACGTAGAGAAAAGACACTTTCttctcaagaagaagaagaaggtgggCCACCGGAGCagaagaaaggaaaaaataagaagaggaagagacaTGAAAGCGAGAAGGAGAATGGGGATCTGAAGACAGAGAAAAAGCCtatcaagaaaaagaagaagaagaagaataaaggGAAGCAGAGGTTAGAAGATAGGGAAGTGAAGGAGGGTGAGACTTTTGGGGATGGAGGAAatggagaagcagaagcagtggAGCCTAGTAAAAGCGTTGAAAG GGAAGAAAGCGGCGATATTTCTAGAAAAGTTTATGTTGGAGGAATTCCTTATTATTCCACTGAGGGCGATATTAGGAGTTACTTTGAAGGTTGTGGCACCATTAAAGAAGTTGATTGTATGAATTTCCCTGACAGCGGAAAGTTCAGAGGAATTGCCATTATCACTTTTAAG ACTGAAGCAGCTGCTAAGAGAGCCATGGAACTGGATGGTTCTGATAT GGGTGGACTATTTCTGAAAATCCAGTCATACAAGTCAGCTAGAGCAAACAAAGCATCCAACTTCTCGCCAAACATGGTGGAGGGGTATAATAGGGTATATGTGGGTAACTTATCATGGGATGTAACAGAGGATGACTTGAAGAAACTTTTTTCAGATTGCAGCATAAGTTCTATCCGATTTGGTGAAGATAAAGAAACAGGAGAATTTAGAGGCTACGCACATGTGGATTTTGCTGATAGCGTCTCTGTTAACATGGCATTAAAGTTGGATCAGAAAAATGTCTGTGGTAGACCTGTTAGAATAAGTTGTGCTGTTGCAAAGACAGGAGCTGTAAAGAAAGGCGGAGCGACCAATTCAATACATATGCCCAAAAACGAAAAtgtggatagtgctacaacaagCACTGTCAGCGCAAAGATTAGGAGGCGGACGTGCTACGAATGTGGAGAGCGTGGCCACCTTTCATCTTCTTGTCCAAAGAAACAAGAAATTGAACAAGTTGCTAATTGA